In the Corynebacterium jeikeium genome, GGCGACCTCGCCGACCCACGCGCTGGCGATCGAGTGGGCGGGGAAGAAAGTAGCGGTGAAGATCAGGACTGCCACCAGCGTGGTGGGAACCGTCGGGATGAAAGCCAACAAGAGACCCGCAAGAGCCATGGCGATGCAGGCGACCACGACCTTCGCCTGGCCATAGCGGTTCACCATCTTGCCCGTGCGTGTGGAGGTCCACGTGCCCGACAGGTAGATGACGAAAACCAGCGCGGCCAGGGATTCCGGTAGGCCGAAGGTATTAATCAGCCGGAAGGTCATGTAGTTGTACATGGAAACGAAGCTGCCCATCAAAAGGAATGGCAACAGGAAGAGCTTCAGCAAGATCGGGTCGCGCAGGTGGTTGGCGAAAGCATGCACCTCGTGGGACAGGGTGATCTTCTTCGGGGTGAAGAAGCGCTGCTGTGGCAGCACCCAGGTGGTCACAAGTGCCATCGAAAACGCGAAGAGGGCGCTGAGCAGGGTGGCAATGCGCCAATCTGTGAACTCCAGCGCGATGCCCGGGATCAGCCTGCCGATCAGGCCGCCCAGCGAGTTGCCCGCAATATAGAACCCCATGATGCGGGGAAGGTAGCTGCGGTCGATCTCCTCGGAGAGGAAAGCCATGGTTACAGCTGGGACGCCCGCCACCGCGAAGCCCTGCAGCAGGCGCAGCGCGATGATCGACTGGATCGAGGGTAGGGCGACCAAGGCGATGGAAAGGAGGGTGGCTGCCAAGACAGATGCCTGGATCACGCGGCGGCGGCCGAAGCGCTCGGAAACCACGCTGAGCGGAATGACCATGAAAGCCAGGCCGCCCGTGGTGGCGGAGACGGTCAGTGCGGCCAGTGAGGGCGAAATGCCGAAGTCTTCCGACAGCGCCGGGAGGACAGCCTGGGTGGCGTAGAGAGCGTTGTACGAAGCCAGGCCTGAACACAAGGAGGCGATGAGTGCCATCTTGTAGCCCTTATCCTCCGGGGTGAGGGGGCGAACGTCTGCGGTGTTCGCAGTGTCTGCAGTGTCTGCGAGGGTGTCCGTCACCGATGAAGGTCCTTCCTGCGGGTCTGGGTAATTCTCTAGCGGCTCATGCCCACAATCGATGTATCTAGTGTGGCGCAACCAGTATCAATTCACTAAATGCAATAAATAGCTTTAGCTGTCCCGGATAGAGCATATGCTGAAGTGTGGGCGTCGATAAGAAGGGCAAGAAGGAAGGTAAGAAGGAAGATACAGAGCGTGAAAGACCTAACGTGGCTCCTGGACTTGGCTGAAACCCAGAACATGGTGGATACGTCGCTGCGCCTGGGGATCAGTCAGTCGGCGCTTTCGCGGAGGCTATCGGCGCTGGAAAGAGAGCTCGGTGCGGAGCTGTTCGACCGCAACGGCAGGCACCTCGCCCTCAACGAATGCGGAGCCGCGCTGGCCAGGCACGCCCGCGAGGCCGACGAAGCATGGCAGCGGGGAGTCGACGAAGTACACCGGCTGATGGATCCGGAGCGGGGAACCGTGCGTGTGGACTTCATGCACTCACTGGGCACGTGGATGGTGCCGCAGCTGCTGCGGGAGTTCAGGAACGCGCACCCACAGGTGAGGTTTGAGTTGGTGCAGGGCGCCGCACGGCCACTGACGGACCGCGTGATAGCCGGGGAATCCGACGTAGCGATGGTGGGGCCGAAACCGCACGCGCTGGTGGAGGACGGCGAAGTGCGATGGCAGCAGCTGGCCACCCAGAGGCTGGCAATGGCGGTGCCGACGAACCACCGCTGGGCGGGGCGCAAGAGTATCAGCATCGCAGAGGCCGCGGACGAGCCCTTCGTGGCCATGCTGCCGGGGTACGGAACCCGTATGCTGTTGGACGATCTGGCGGCCGCGGCGGGCTTCCGGCCACGCCTGGTGTTTGAGTCGATGGAGCTGACCACGATGGCGGGACTGGTAAGCGCCGGACTGGGCGTGGCCCTGCTGCCGATGGGGGACCCGAACCTGGTGGTCGCGGGCATAGAAATGCTCCCCCTCGAGGAAGACCGCGAGAGGGAGCTGGGAATGGTCTGGAGCGCACGGGCCCGGTCGGCGCCCGCCGCCGAGGCGTTCCGCGCGTTCGTCGTGGACCAGGCGGTCCGGCGCGACGGCAGGCTGCGCTTCGGCTAGGCGCTGATCCTTAAGCGCCGATGGTGCCGAAGTCGTCCTTCCAGGCAACCACGGTGGCCGGGCGGGCGATGGAATCGCCGCCATCCGGCCAGTGGGAGGTGGAGGTCTTGACGGTGGCCTCTTCGTCCTCACCCGGGTGCTGAACGTTGACGATCACGCGCTTGTCAAAGACCAGCGGGCCACAGGTCTCGGCGCCAGCCGGGACAGTCAGGAACTGCTTGGTCAGACCG is a window encoding:
- a CDS encoding MFS transporter; this translates as MTDTLADTADTANTADVRPLTPEDKGYKMALIASLCSGLASYNALYATQAVLPALSEDFGISPSLAALTVSATTGGLAFMVIPLSVVSERFGRRRVIQASVLAATLLSIALVALPSIQSIIALRLLQGFAVAGVPAVTMAFLSEEIDRSYLPRIMGFYIAGNSLGGLIGRLIPGIALEFTDWRIATLLSALFAFSMALVTTWVLPQQRFFTPKKITLSHEVHAFANHLRDPILLKLFLLPFLLMGSFVSMYNYMTFRLINTFGLPESLAALVFVIYLSGTWTSTRTGKMVNRYGQAKVVVACIAMALAGLLLAFIPTVPTTLVAVLIFTATFFPAHSIASAWVGEVAEQDRAEASSLYILSYYLGSSLIGWVSGYFFAHGWGLFIGWLMLLTLIALVTALAAMRRDKTVS
- a CDS encoding LysR family transcriptional regulator — its product is MKDLTWLLDLAETQNMVDTSLRLGISQSALSRRLSALERELGAELFDRNGRHLALNECGAALARHAREADEAWQRGVDEVHRLMDPERGTVRVDFMHSLGTWMVPQLLREFRNAHPQVRFELVQGAARPLTDRVIAGESDVAMVGPKPHALVEDGEVRWQQLATQRLAMAVPTNHRWAGRKSISIAEAADEPFVAMLPGYGTRMLLDDLAAAAGFRPRLVFESMELTTMAGLVSAGLGVALLPMGDPNLVVAGIEMLPLEEDRERELGMVWSARARSAPAAEAFRAFVVDQAVRRDGRLRFG